The DNA region GAACCATCGGCGAACCGAATTTGCAGCTGGCCGTAATTGTAGTTCCATGCAGGAATATCATCTGTTAGCCTTGCACCGATGGCACTTACCTGAACGGGCTTCGAGCGGGTCATCTGGCACATTACATCGATATAATGTACGGCGCAATCTACAATCGGGCTTAAGCTTTTCATTAAATTACGGTGAACCGTCCATTTTGCACCCTGACTTTGCTGGTTCAGGTTCATGCGCATAACCAGAGGCTTACCCATTTGTTGTGATAATTCTATAAACTTCTCCCACGAGGGATGGTAACGCAATATATACCCGACCACCAGCTTTTTATTTGCTTTCGTTGCCGCCTCAGCCACCCGAACGGCACCCTCAACGGTATCAGCCAAAGGTTTTTCAATAAATACATGACACCCTTTTTCGAATGCCTGCACAGCAAACTCCTCGTGTGTATCAGGGTAAGTAGAAATACAAACCGCATCAGGTTTGGTGGCCTCCAGTGCTTCATTGTAATCGTTAAAAAGTGTATAGCCGCCACCAAGCCGCTGGTTCAGTACCACCTTGCTGTTGCCGGTTGAGACCAGACCACAGATCTCAAAACCGGGCAAAGTGTGATATGCCATCGCGTGAGACGCACCCATATTGCCGCAACCGACAACCAGCACCCGTAAATTTTTATTTGTATTTAACATGAGGTCAATATCGTTATCATTTTTGTACAAGGCGTTTTAGCCAATTTATAATCATCAATTATATTAAACGCTAATTTAACTTAGCTGCGCAATACCCTGTAGCTTTTAAACACCCAGACTCCAGCCCGCACGGTATTCGCGTTTTACAAACTGGTTTACCTCGTCGAAGTTGGTTACCCGTAAATTTTGTTTATCCCATAAAAGCTTGATGTCCCTCCCCGGGTAGGTAAAACCCTTGCCGTCTGCTTTAGGTTTTTGCACATCCGTACCCCGAATAGCCAGGTTCGCAATTAACAGCGTTTCAGTAACCGGGCCGGCAATTTCGAAAGGCGAGCTCAGCTGAATTTTTCCATAGCCCGCAATAGCAGCCTCTGCCCATTGCCAATAATGCCCATCAACACCACCCTTAACCCGTTCAATTTTTGGTTTAACATGTACCTCGTTCGTTCGCGATAGGGGCAATAATCGTGGGTTTGCACCATAAACGTCGCACATCATCTTTCCCTTTGTTCCCTCAAACAACACGCCGTTGGCGCCGAAGCTTTCGTTCGGGCCCAGTTCTTCGGGACGGGCAGGTTTAATTCCTCCGTCCATCCAATGGATCTGCAAGTTGCCTTTCGTCTTCTTTGTTTTCTCAAAAGTAAGAATGACATGGCTCGATGGCGGACAACTATCAGGAAAATAGCCTCTTTTAAATTCGTCTACATAAATGCTTCCAACGCTACACTGCACATCAATCGGTGTGTCCAATCCCAAAACCCGGATAGGTGGTTCGATCAAATGACAACCCATATCGCCAATGGCGCCTGTTCCGTAATCCCACCAGCCCCTCCAGTTAAATGGAACCAATTTTTCTACGTACGGTTTATAGGGAGCACTACCCAGCCATAAGTCCCAATCCAGTTCCGGAGGCACATTTCCGCCGGTAGAAGGCCACAAAATGCCTTGCGGCCACGATGGGCGATCAGTCCAGCAGTATACCGTGTGCACCTTGCCAATGATACCCGCATTGCACCAGTCTTGTAACTGCCTTACGCCATCGCCCGATGAACCCTGGTTTCCCATCTGCGTTACCACCTGGTAGCGGTTAGCGGCTTCAGTGAGTTTACGTGCTTCGTAAATGTCGTGCGTTAAAGGCTTTTCTACATACACGTGTTTACCCATTTGCATCGCAGCCATGGCAATCATGGCGTGGTTATGATCGGGAGTTGAAACCACCACGCCATCGATGTTTTTGTGCTCTTTTTCGAGCATCACACGATAATCTTTGTAATATTTTGCCTTTGGGAAGCTCTTTACCGAGTTGGCCGCCCTCCTATCATCAACATCACACAAAAATGCAATGTCCGATTTACCGCCTTTGTAAATATTGGCCAGGTTGCTTTGTCCCTTGCCCCCTACGCCCACGCCAGCAACCATTAACCGATCGCTGGGTGCCAAAAACCCCTTGCCTAACACGTGGCGGGGCACAATCATAAATCCTGCGGCTGCAAGGGCCGTCGCTTTAATAAAGTTTCTTCTTGACTTGGAGTGCAATGATTCTTTTGTCTGTTCCATTTTATCTGATTGTGTGATAATAATCTAATTTAACATTGAATGTATGATAAGGGCTTTTTGTTGCCGTTAACTAAATTACAGCCTTTTTTTTCTGAAAATGAGCATTTAGCGCAAGTTGGCTGCCTTAGTTTTGTTGTTGTCATTCTGACGAAGGAAGAATCTCTGACCTACCAGTCACCAAAACTTGCCTTACTGCTGCCGCCCCTGGCCATTTTGGTTTGTACTTAAATTGAAGCCAGCTTCCCTGCGCTCAGGATGACAGCAGTTACTACTTCTTCTTGCTCAAATCCTTAATGCGGATATTCCTAAACTGTACAAAAGAGCCGTGTCCTAAAAAGCCGATATGCCCACTGTTGCGTAATAGGCCCGGATGTTCCTTTCCATCTGCTGCCCCGTTTTTACGAGCTTCGGTAATATCGCCATCTAAAATGACCTCGCCATTTAAAATCACCTTAATTTTCGGCCCTTTAACAATTACTTCCTGGTAGTTCCATTCGCCCACTGGCTTAAGAAAACCCCTTTTTGCAGGCAGCGTACCATACACTGAGCCATGATATTGATACACATGCAGGTTTTTATAAATTGGTGCATCGTTATCCAAAATCTGTAGTTCCATTCCCGTATAAGCGGCATCGCCCGCTAACGGTGCACGAATGCCCAAACCATTGTTTGCGCCGGGGGTGAGCTGAAATTCAAACCGGAAGATAAAATCACTAAATTCATCTTTGGTAAATAAATTGCCACCAGAGCCCTTGTCGGGCTTCGGTCGAATGGCGATGTTGCCGTCTTCAATCGAATAATCGACCGTGTTCCCGGTCCATTGATGCATATTGGTGCCGTCGAAAAGGACTTTATAACCCTCTTTCTTTTCGGTTGCACTCAATTGGAAGGGTTTAACCCGCGGCAGTTCACGAATGTAAATATCGCGGTAAACCACCGGCGAACCGTGTGCCTGCAGTTCAATCTGCTCTTCGGCAAAAATCGGTAAATTTCTGTCCCAGTAGTTCTCTAAGATGATATTGTCTGTTACCAGTTCGCCGTTAAGGTAGACGGTCACCCGATCGCCTTTCATCAGTATTCTAAAGGTATTCCATTCGTCAATTTTGTTGTCAGCTACCTTTAACGGTTTGCTTTCGTTCACTTTATTATTGTATAAACCGCCCGAGCCTACCTGGGCGCCAACGTTGGTGCGGGCATTGTCCCAAATTTGTACCTGCGGTGTCCCGCGAAGGTATATTCCCGCGTCTCCCTCACCTTTTTTGTCGTCAACAATTTTCCAATCAACCAACATCTCAAAGTCGCCATATTTTTTCACCGTTGCCAGGTTGTTTCCTTTGCCCACGAAATGAAGCTCGCCATTAATGGGTTTCCAGCTTTGCTGCGCCTCGGCATCTGCCTTTTCTTGTTCGGCAGCAAGGGTTTTTGCATCCATTTTCGAGCGCTTAATCGGGTCGGCCACTAAACCCTTCCATCCCGTTAGGTCGGTACCATTAAAAATGGATACGAACCCTTCTCCCGGGTTCATTTCGTTGATGTATTTGCGCATGCCTTCTTTTTGGTAGCCGCTATCAGGCCCTGTTATTACGGCAATGGCTTTGTTTAACAGGTTTTTAACCAAATCGCCATTATACGTTCCGGAAAGGGTAATATTCATCACAGACTGTGCTGCGGCTTGCTGCAGCGCAGGATCATCGAGGTATTTGCCGGAAAAAACGAGCGAATTGAAACACTTGGCTTGCGCTAAATCAGTTAAGATTTGCTGCTTTTGTCCGTCCGTCTGCGCCACGTCCATCGCATTGCGAAGCATCAGGAACTTTTGTTCTGCAGTTGCATTGCTTGTTCGGATCTGTTTTAGATATCCCTCAATCGCCATCGCTAAAAAAGACGGATTCTTTGTCTGTCTTGCAATC from Pedobacter endophyticus includes:
- a CDS encoding Gfo/Idh/MocA family protein, which codes for MLNTNKNLRVLVVGCGNMGASHAMAYHTLPGFEICGLVSTGNSKVVLNQRLGGGYTLFNDYNEALEATKPDAVCISTYPDTHEEFAVQAFEKGCHVFIEKPLADTVEGAVRVAEAATKANKKLVVGYILRYHPSWEKFIELSQQMGKPLVMRMNLNQQSQGAKWTVHRNLMKSLSPIVDCAVHYIDVMCQMTRSKPVQVSAIGARLTDDIPAWNYNYGQLQIRFADGSIGWYEAGWGPMVSDNAFFIKDVFGPKGAVSIVAKKASQAGNSDDIDSHTKTESIKIHHAALNDDDCFLSPDEYLDLQDEPDHQELCNREQRFFLKAMNEDLDLNQATEDAINSLKIAFACDESVKTGQVVTL
- a CDS encoding Gfo/Idh/MocA family protein is translated as MEQTKESLHSKSRRNFIKATALAAAGFMIVPRHVLGKGFLAPSDRLMVAGVGVGGKGQSNLANIYKGGKSDIAFLCDVDDRRAANSVKSFPKAKYYKDYRVMLEKEHKNIDGVVVSTPDHNHAMIAMAAMQMGKHVYVEKPLTHDIYEARKLTEAANRYQVVTQMGNQGSSGDGVRQLQDWCNAGIIGKVHTVYCWTDRPSWPQGILWPSTGGNVPPELDWDLWLGSAPYKPYVEKLVPFNWRGWWDYGTGAIGDMGCHLIEPPIRVLGLDTPIDVQCSVGSIYVDEFKRGYFPDSCPPSSHVILTFEKTKKTKGNLQIHWMDGGIKPARPEELGPNESFGANGVLFEGTKGKMMCDVYGANPRLLPLSRTNEVHVKPKIERVKGGVDGHYWQWAEAAIAGYGKIQLSSPFEIAGPVTETLLIANLAIRGTDVQKPKADGKGFTYPGRDIKLLWDKQNLRVTNFDEVNQFVKREYRAGWSLGV